In Falco biarmicus isolate bFalBia1 chromosome 5, bFalBia1.pri, whole genome shotgun sequence, a single genomic region encodes these proteins:
- the MGST1 gene encoding microsomal glutathione S-transferase 1 isoform X1, translated as MAKLTQLIDNEVFRAYATYTTIVLLKMMLMSLITAYFRITRKAFVNPEDTASFGKGESAKKYLRTDPDVERVRRGHLNDLENIVPFLGIGLLYALSGPELSTALVHFRIFAGARIVHTFAYLIPLPQPGRGLSWAVGYAVTISMAYKVLKTALYL; from the exons atggCTAAACTGACCCAGTTAATTGACAATGAAGTCTTCCGGGCTTATGCTACTTATACAACTATTGTTCTTCTAAAAATGATGTTAATGAGTCTTATAACAGCATACTTCAGAATCACAAGGAAG GCATTTGTCAACCCAGAAGATACAGCATCATTTGGAAAAGGCGAGAGTGCTAAAAAATATCTGCGGACTGATCCAGATGTCGAACGTGTACGTAG AGGCCACCTGAATGACCTTGAAAATATTGTCCCCTTTCTTGGCATTGGACTGCTGTATGCTCTTAGTGGCCCTGAGCTGTCCACAGCCTTGGTGCATTTCAGGATCTTTGCTGGGGCTAGGATCGTTCACACTTTTGCATACTTGatccctcttccccagcccGGCAGAGGTTTGTCTTGGGCAGTTGGGTATGCAGTGACCATCTCGATGGCATACAAAGTGCTGAAGACGGCGTTATACCTGTAG
- the MGST1 gene encoding microsomal glutathione S-transferase 1 isoform X2 — MAKLTQLIDNEVFRAYATYTTIVLLKMMLMSLITAYFRITRKAFVNPEDTASFGKGESAKKYLRTDPDVERRPPE, encoded by the exons atggCTAAACTGACCCAGTTAATTGACAATGAAGTCTTCCGGGCTTATGCTACTTATACAACTATTGTTCTTCTAAAAATGATGTTAATGAGTCTTATAACAGCATACTTCAGAATCACAAGGAAG GCATTTGTCAACCCAGAAGATACAGCATCATTTGGAAAAGGCGAGAGTGCTAAAAAATATCTGCGGACTGATCCAGATGTCGAACGT AGGCCACCTGAATGA
- the MGST1 gene encoding microsomal glutathione S-transferase 1 isoform X3 produces MAKLTQLIDNEVFRAYATYTTIVLLKMMLMSLITAYFRITRKAFVNPEDTASFGKGESAKKYLRTDPDVERVRR; encoded by the exons atggCTAAACTGACCCAGTTAATTGACAATGAAGTCTTCCGGGCTTATGCTACTTATACAACTATTGTTCTTCTAAAAATGATGTTAATGAGTCTTATAACAGCATACTTCAGAATCACAAGGAAG GCATTTGTCAACCCAGAAGATACAGCATCATTTGGAAAAGGCGAGAGTGCTAAAAAATATCTGCGGACTGATCCAGATGTCGAACGTGTACGTAGGTAA